In one window of Leptospira sp. GIMC2001 DNA:
- the lpdA gene encoding dihydrolipoyl dehydrogenase, whose translation MMENYDVVVIGAGPGGYVCAIRCAQLGMKTAIIEKRETLGGTCLNVGCIPSKALLDSSEEYHKTKHKLDVHGITTGDVKIDIKKMIARKDKIVNEVTSGVDYLMKKNKITRYHGFGKLISTNQVEITSDAGKKEIIESKKIVIASGSTPIDIPSLPIDGKQVITSDHAISLEKVPNHMIIIGAGVIGLELGSVWSRLGAKVTIVELMPRLLGTADKQMSALTQRLLEGQGLKFLFEHKVTGIEKSGKNQKVNVETKTGDKIALEGDIVLVSVGRRPFADNIGAKELGIEFTERGRIKVQANQFQTNIPNIYAIGDVIDGPMLAHKAEDEGIALAELLAGKYGHVNYKAIPWIVYTWPEVAWVGHGEEELKEQGIEYKVGKYMFKPNARAKAMNEPDGQVKVIADKKTDKLLGIYIVGPRASDMIAEAAIAFEFGASAEDIARSTHAHPTLSEVIREAAMDVDKWSIHS comes from the coding sequence ATTATGGAAAATTATGATGTAGTTGTAATTGGTGCGGGACCTGGTGGTTATGTATGCGCGATTCGTTGTGCTCAATTAGGTATGAAGACAGCTATCATAGAGAAACGTGAGACATTGGGAGGAACCTGCTTGAACGTAGGTTGCATTCCTTCCAAAGCTCTACTGGATTCCTCCGAAGAATACCACAAAACCAAACATAAGCTAGATGTTCATGGAATCACGACTGGTGATGTAAAGATTGACATCAAGAAGATGATTGCTCGTAAGGACAAAATTGTAAACGAAGTCACTTCTGGTGTAGACTACCTCATGAAGAAAAATAAGATTACAAGATACCATGGATTTGGAAAGCTAATATCCACTAACCAAGTTGAGATTACATCGGATGCTGGTAAAAAAGAAATTATTGAATCCAAAAAGATTGTAATCGCTTCTGGCTCCACTCCCATTGATATTCCAAGCCTACCGATTGACGGCAAGCAAGTGATCACATCAGACCATGCAATCTCTTTGGAAAAAGTTCCAAATCATATGATCATCATAGGTGCTGGAGTGATAGGTCTTGAGCTTGGATCTGTATGGTCTAGACTTGGCGCAAAAGTTACCATTGTTGAACTTATGCCAAGGTTACTCGGAACTGCTGACAAGCAAATGTCCGCGCTCACTCAGAGACTGCTAGAAGGACAAGGTTTGAAATTTTTGTTCGAGCATAAGGTTACTGGGATTGAGAAATCAGGCAAGAACCAGAAAGTAAATGTTGAGACCAAAACAGGAGACAAGATCGCGCTCGAAGGAGATATCGTTTTGGTTTCTGTTGGAAGGAGACCATTTGCAGACAATATTGGAGCAAAAGAACTCGGTATAGAATTTACGGAACGGGGAAGAATCAAAGTTCAGGCGAATCAATTCCAAACCAATATTCCAAACATCTATGCAATTGGAGACGTAATCGACGGACCTATGCTTGCCCATAAAGCAGAAGATGAAGGTATCGCTCTTGCGGAACTTTTAGCAGGTAAATACGGTCACGTAAATTATAAAGCCATTCCTTGGATTGTCTATACTTGGCCAGAAGTTGCTTGGGTTGGACATGGTGAAGAAGAACTCAAAGAACAAGGTATCGAATACAAAGTTGGTAAGTATATGTTCAAACCCAATGCGCGAGCAAAGGCAATGAACGAACCCGATGGTCAAGTGAAAGTGATCGCCGACAAAAAGACCGATAAACTACTTGGCATCTATATTGTTGGACCAAGGGCATCTGACATGATTGCTGAAGCCGCTATTGCTTTTGAATTTGGAGCAAGTGCAGAAGACATTGCAAGATCCACTCATGCACACCCCACTCTTTCAGAAGTGATACGTGAAGCAGCAATGGATGTTGATAAGTGGTCAATTCATAGCTAA
- a CDS encoding gamma carbonic anhydrase family protein — MIYDFLGKTPSISTSAFIAPSAEVIGDVTIGENSSIWFQCLIRGDVNYIKIGDNVNIQDMSLIHVARDVYPVNIGNNVSLGHRVTLHGCTLKDFSFVGMCATVMDDVEIGEYSFVAAGSLVTPGKKFPPGVMIMGSPAKIIRDINEKEREIITRTANNYVKYKDNYKQMKLETIR; from the coding sequence ATGATTTATGACTTTCTAGGAAAAACCCCATCCATCTCGACTTCCGCTTTTATAGCTCCCTCGGCCGAAGTGATCGGAGACGTGACAATCGGCGAGAATTCTTCCATTTGGTTTCAGTGCTTGATTCGGGGCGATGTAAATTATATCAAAATTGGAGACAATGTTAATATTCAAGATATGTCCCTCATTCACGTTGCTCGTGATGTCTATCCTGTAAATATTGGAAACAATGTTTCTCTTGGTCATCGAGTGACTCTCCACGGTTGTACGCTAAAAGATTTTTCTTTCGTTGGGATGTGTGCTACAGTTATGGACGATGTTGAGATTGGTGAATATTCCTTTGTGGCGGCTGGGTCTCTTGTTACTCCGGGCAAGAAATTTCCCCCAGGTGTGATGATTATGGGAAGTCCTGCAAAAATCATTCGAGATATAAATGAGAAGGAAAGGGAGATAATTACTCGGACAGCGAATAACTATGTAAAATACAAAGACAATTACAAGCAGATGAAATTGGAAACAATTCGATGA
- a CDS encoding 2-oxoglutarate dehydrogenase E1 component → MKIEQLMSLSGENAAILDELYESYSKDPNSVTNDWAELFRELESSNGSVMYKRSDNGNGHHTSAFRSSDDSNQTLNYESSEHKKDSSLADFGLVNLLNAYRRQGHLAAKLDPLGITQPDRSFIDSKLAAIQSADLDKEVDSGVTNLGRSKLKNIIDWFEKTYCGSIGSEHYYLVNDEEREWLQSKMEPVANSEPIPKGVALRLYEKLFQADYFENFLAKKFVGKKRFSLEGGESTIPMLDTIIEEAGKHQMDGIVIGMAHRGRLNVLVNTIRKPAGLIFAEFEEKFNPSTLDYGDVKYHLGYSNKVMTMAGKEIHLSLAFNPSHLEAVDPVIAGSVRARQTLSSDMDRSKWMPIAIHGDAAFAGQGVVAETLNLMNLDGYTIGGTFHIVINNQIGFTTLPSESRSTIYATDLAKGFQIPIFHVNGDDPEAVYRTVKLCMEYRQRYKKDVIIDLICYRRLGHNETDEPAFTQPIMYEIIRKHKKTVDLYEQALLKRGDITQDEIDFIKDGSKEGLELSFTKAKELETAMQADTMQGIWSKFSKEPLDSETATTLLKQQLDGIGTALTTYPQGFVPHKGVQKVIETRAKMAAGEIPMDWGFAESLSFGSILENGFSIRLAGQDAQRGTFSHRHAVIADTVTGSKYTPLNHISSNQAKIEVINSSLSEFSCLGFEYGYSLADPNSLIIWEAQFGDFANNAQVIFDQFLTSSEYKWHRLSGLVVLLPHGYEGQGPEHSSARLERFLQLCAGDNIQVCNCTSSAQYFHLLRRQILRSFRKPLIIMSPKSLLRHPDAGSSLSDITTGAFRKIVYDFEMKKPDKIKKVLFCSGKVCYDLQRGMTEAKRDDVAIVRVEQLYPFPEKELREAIALFSNAKSYVWVQEEPKNQGSWHFIRDRLENLILDNLRLGYAGRKESPSPAAGHLKIHNKEQLELVAEALA, encoded by the coding sequence ATGAAAATCGAACAATTGATGAGCCTTTCTGGTGAGAACGCAGCCATTTTAGATGAACTCTACGAGAGCTACTCTAAAGATCCCAACTCAGTAACCAATGACTGGGCAGAACTTTTTCGTGAATTAGAATCCTCTAATGGTTCTGTTATGTATAAGAGAAGTGATAATGGAAATGGTCACCATACTTCAGCTTTCAGATCATCAGATGATTCCAACCAGACACTCAATTATGAATCATCGGAACATAAAAAAGATTCATCACTTGCTGATTTTGGTTTAGTCAACTTACTCAATGCTTATAGGAGACAAGGACATCTTGCTGCCAAACTAGATCCACTCGGTATAACTCAACCAGATCGAAGTTTTATTGATTCGAAACTTGCAGCGATTCAGTCGGCTGACCTTGATAAGGAAGTTGATTCTGGAGTAACAAATCTTGGACGATCCAAATTAAAAAATATCATTGATTGGTTTGAGAAGACTTACTGCGGATCGATTGGATCAGAACATTATTATCTAGTAAATGATGAAGAAAGAGAATGGCTGCAAAGTAAAATGGAGCCTGTCGCAAATTCTGAACCAATACCTAAAGGTGTTGCTCTCAGATTGTATGAGAAGCTTTTTCAAGCTGACTATTTTGAGAACTTTCTTGCCAAGAAATTTGTCGGTAAGAAAAGATTTTCTCTTGAAGGTGGAGAATCCACCATACCGATGTTAGACACAATCATTGAAGAAGCTGGTAAGCATCAGATGGACGGGATTGTCATCGGGATGGCACACCGAGGCAGACTCAACGTCCTAGTAAATACAATCCGTAAACCAGCTGGTTTAATATTTGCAGAATTCGAAGAAAAATTCAATCCATCCACTCTTGATTATGGTGATGTAAAATATCATCTTGGATACTCTAACAAAGTCATGACGATGGCAGGTAAAGAAATACATCTTTCACTCGCTTTCAACCCTTCCCATTTGGAAGCTGTGGATCCTGTAATTGCAGGATCTGTGCGAGCAAGACAGACTCTTTCTAGTGATATGGATCGTTCCAAATGGATGCCCATAGCAATTCATGGTGATGCTGCTTTTGCAGGACAAGGTGTTGTTGCTGAGACTCTCAACTTAATGAATCTAGATGGATATACGATTGGTGGAACATTCCATATAGTTATCAATAACCAGATTGGATTTACAACTCTTCCGTCTGAATCTCGCTCGACCATCTATGCTACAGATTTGGCAAAAGGTTTCCAGATTCCCATTTTCCATGTGAATGGTGATGATCCTGAAGCAGTTTATAGAACTGTGAAACTTTGTATGGAATACAGACAACGTTACAAAAAGGACGTAATCATTGATCTTATTTGTTACAGAAGGCTCGGCCATAATGAAACGGACGAACCAGCTTTCACACAACCTATTATGTATGAGATCATTCGTAAACATAAGAAGACAGTGGATCTCTATGAACAGGCTCTACTCAAGCGTGGAGATATAACCCAAGACGAAATTGATTTTATCAAAGATGGATCGAAAGAAGGATTGGAATTGTCCTTTACTAAGGCTAAAGAATTGGAAACAGCCATGCAGGCTGATACTATGCAAGGTATTTGGTCGAAGTTCTCCAAAGAGCCACTTGATTCAGAAACAGCTACCACTCTACTCAAACAACAATTAGATGGTATAGGAACAGCACTTACTACCTACCCCCAAGGATTTGTTCCTCACAAAGGTGTTCAAAAAGTTATTGAGACCAGAGCAAAAATGGCAGCTGGCGAGATTCCTATGGACTGGGGATTCGCTGAGTCCCTTTCTTTTGGATCTATCTTAGAAAATGGTTTTTCTATTCGACTAGCTGGTCAAGATGCTCAGAGAGGAACCTTTTCTCATAGGCATGCAGTAATAGCTGATACAGTAACTGGTTCCAAATATACTCCTCTCAACCATATTTCTTCCAATCAAGCAAAGATTGAAGTTATCAATTCTTCGCTTTCGGAATTTTCTTGTTTGGGTTTTGAATATGGTTATTCACTTGCAGATCCGAATAGTTTGATTATTTGGGAAGCACAGTTTGGAGACTTTGCAAACAATGCTCAAGTAATATTTGACCAATTTCTCACTAGCTCGGAATACAAATGGCACCGACTTTCTGGGCTCGTAGTTTTGTTACCACATGGATACGAAGGACAAGGTCCGGAACATTCATCTGCAAGACTAGAAAGATTTTTACAACTTTGTGCTGGAGACAATATTCAAGTTTGTAACTGCACATCGTCGGCTCAGTATTTTCACTTACTTCGAAGACAAATCCTCCGTAGTTTCCGTAAACCACTGATCATCATGAGTCCAAAAAGTTTACTGAGACATCCTGACGCAGGATCAAGTCTATCCGATATCACTACGGGTGCTTTTAGAAAAATTGTATATGATTTCGAAATGAAGAAGCCTGACAAAATCAAAAAAGTTCTCTTCTGTAGTGGCAAAGTCTGTTATGATCTGCAACGTGGAATGACCGAAGCAAAACGAGATGATGTTGCAATTGTTCGAGTGGAACAACTCTATCCATTTCCAGAAAAGGAATTGAGAGAAGCAATCGCTCTATTCTCCAATGCAAAAAGCTATGTATGGGTTCAAGAAGAGCCAAAAAATCAAGGCTCTTGGCACTTCATTCGAGATCGCTTAGAAAATTTGATTCTTGACAATCTTAGATTGGGCTATGCAGGAAGAAAAGAATCTCCAAGTCCTGCCGCAGGTCATTTAAAAATTCACAACAAAGAACAATTGGAACTTGTTGCAGAAGCCTTAGCTTAA
- the alaS gene encoding alanine--tRNA ligase: MNPKSVSEIRELYLNYFKNQAHTIVPSASLIPSGDPTLLFTTAGMVQFKPYFTGAVELPFTRATSAQKCLRTTDLENVGQTERHCTFFEMLGNFSFGDYFKKEAIHYALDFSINHLGIPKDKIWITIFLDDDEARELWIQEGIPDERITRLGKKDNFWGPAGDSGACGPCSELYFDRGADKGFAGCGNKESCKPGCDCDRFMEYWNIVFNQFNQTIEGELLPLNQTGIDTGAGVERIALLLQEVDSVYDTDEFKEILNKISELSGSEYNAQNKVAFRVIADHLRSTFFAIGDSIYPDRTGRGYVIRRLIRRAALFARKIGVREAFLYKLIPELSKVYGGRYPDLISRKSEIEKVLKSEEELFLHTLELGLDELESILDRLGSTGSKILPGFDAFRLYGTFGFPREMTKELTIERGFEFDDNGFEAELEKDRSLSRDSWKGKKSAFLTGLSVDEAPATEFLGYGDRVASATIKLCLTGDGKKVDRIQVGEKAVLILDKTSFYAESGGQIADNGFIKSDNSLFRVTDVQKENDTFLHIGTLLKGELQQGQTVTTEIDDSRRNLLAYHHSGTHLMHGALRSILGDHVRQKASLVSDEYLRFDFSHPTPLTDEEISQVEDYVNSSIEKKISVSTNVLPIEEAKKSGAVAFFEEKYGDFVRIIEMGDRSIEFCGGTHVQNTGEILYFSILKESSPGAGNRRIEAVCGPAVVSYYTEIFQNLSESVQAYNLKAKEIYADPSTELITIHVPSPEEVEKAFQSKGSKVVSEYRALKNLLGKELEEKGNRAYKEKKKKEATDFQNNPEILRSLLEKKEIVKGIALISEIFDDVDAKSLKELGDVIKSNEPDAVLLFGSKSQDSATLVFMCNQSSVAKGVHCGNLLKSSVTLLGGKGGGKPDMAQGGGKEISKLADAISQARKELEANLS; the protein is encoded by the coding sequence ATGAATCCAAAATCCGTATCCGAAATTCGGGAATTATACTTAAATTATTTCAAAAACCAGGCTCATACAATTGTGCCTTCTGCGAGTTTGATTCCATCTGGAGATCCGACACTTTTGTTTACGACTGCAGGTATGGTTCAGTTCAAACCGTATTTTACAGGTGCTGTGGAACTTCCATTTACTCGAGCAACTTCTGCGCAAAAATGCCTTCGAACAACTGATTTGGAAAATGTCGGACAGACTGAACGCCATTGTACTTTTTTTGAAATGCTTGGTAATTTTAGTTTTGGTGATTATTTCAAAAAAGAAGCAATCCATTATGCTTTAGATTTCTCTATTAATCATCTAGGTATTCCAAAAGATAAAATTTGGATAACTATTTTTCTTGATGATGATGAAGCAAGAGAGTTATGGATTCAAGAAGGTATTCCCGATGAACGAATTACAAGGCTAGGTAAGAAAGATAATTTCTGGGGACCTGCTGGTGATAGTGGAGCCTGTGGCCCATGCAGTGAATTGTATTTTGACCGTGGAGCTGACAAAGGTTTTGCGGGATGTGGGAATAAGGAAAGCTGCAAGCCTGGCTGTGACTGTGACAGATTTATGGAATACTGGAATATTGTATTCAACCAATTCAATCAAACTATTGAAGGAGAATTACTTCCACTAAATCAGACCGGAATAGATACAGGTGCAGGTGTCGAGCGTATAGCCTTATTGTTACAAGAAGTGGATTCAGTCTATGATACTGATGAATTCAAAGAAATATTAAATAAAATATCTGAGCTTTCAGGAAGTGAATACAATGCTCAGAATAAAGTCGCCTTCCGAGTAATTGCAGATCACTTGCGATCAACATTTTTTGCAATTGGTGATTCTATCTATCCTGATCGCACTGGTCGTGGTTATGTGATCAGAAGGCTGATTCGAAGGGCAGCTCTTTTTGCAAGAAAAATCGGAGTCCGCGAAGCTTTTCTCTATAAATTGATTCCAGAACTAAGCAAAGTTTACGGAGGTCGTTATCCAGATCTCATTTCAAGAAAATCTGAAATTGAAAAAGTTCTCAAATCAGAAGAAGAATTGTTTTTGCATACACTTGAGCTTGGCCTAGACGAATTGGAATCTATATTGGATAGACTTGGATCCACAGGTTCAAAAATTTTGCCTGGCTTCGATGCGTTTCGATTGTACGGAACTTTTGGTTTTCCACGAGAGATGACCAAAGAATTAACAATCGAGCGAGGATTCGAATTTGATGATAATGGATTTGAAGCAGAACTAGAAAAAGATCGCAGTCTATCAAGAGATAGTTGGAAAGGTAAAAAGTCCGCATTTCTTACAGGACTCTCCGTAGATGAAGCTCCAGCAACAGAGTTTCTAGGATATGGAGATCGAGTAGCATCGGCAACCATCAAACTTTGCTTAACTGGTGATGGTAAGAAAGTTGATAGAATTCAAGTTGGAGAAAAGGCAGTTTTGATTCTGGATAAAACCAGTTTCTATGCAGAGTCAGGTGGACAGATCGCTGACAATGGATTTATTAAATCGGACAATAGTTTATTTCGTGTTACGGATGTTCAGAAAGAGAATGATACTTTTTTGCATATCGGAACTCTCTTGAAAGGGGAGTTACAACAAGGACAAACTGTAACAACAGAGATCGATGATTCAAGAAGAAATTTACTAGCATACCATCATTCCGGCACCCACCTCATGCATGGAGCACTAAGGTCGATTCTCGGAGATCATGTGCGTCAGAAGGCATCCCTTGTGTCTGATGAATACTTGCGTTTTGATTTTTCTCATCCAACTCCTTTGACTGACGAGGAAATCTCACAAGTAGAGGACTATGTGAACTCAAGCATAGAAAAGAAAATTTCTGTATCAACGAATGTTTTGCCCATTGAAGAGGCGAAGAAATCGGGAGCTGTTGCATTCTTTGAAGAAAAATATGGTGATTTCGTAAGGATCATAGAAATGGGAGATCGCTCCATTGAATTTTGTGGTGGAACCCATGTCCAAAATACTGGTGAGATTTTGTATTTTTCAATACTCAAAGAATCAAGCCCAGGCGCTGGGAACAGAAGAATTGAAGCAGTCTGTGGTCCTGCTGTAGTTTCCTATTACACAGAAATTTTCCAAAATCTAAGTGAGAGCGTTCAGGCTTACAATCTTAAAGCAAAAGAAATTTATGCTGATCCTTCGACTGAACTTATAACAATTCATGTCCCGAGTCCAGAGGAAGTGGAAAAAGCATTCCAATCTAAAGGATCAAAGGTTGTCTCTGAATACCGCGCTTTAAAAAATTTACTAGGAAAAGAATTAGAAGAAAAAGGTAATCGAGCTTATAAAGAGAAGAAAAAAAAGGAAGCGACCGACTTCCAAAATAATCCTGAAATTCTAAGAAGTCTTCTTGAGAAAAAAGAAATTGTTAAAGGAATTGCTTTGATTTCGGAAATTTTCGATGATGTCGATGCTAAATCTCTCAAAGAGCTAGGTGACGTTATCAAGTCCAATGAACCAGATGCAGTTCTACTTTTTGGATCCAAATCCCAAGACAGTGCTACTTTGGTATTTATGTGTAACCAATCCAGTGTAGCAAAAGGCGTTCATTGTGGAAATCTTCTTAAATCGTCTGTAACGTTATTAGGTGGTAAGGGCGGTGGGAAGCCAGATATGGCACAAGGCGGCGGGAAGGAAATTTCTAAACTAGCAGACGCGATCAGTCAAGCGCGTAAAGAATTAGAAGCAAATCTAAGTTAA
- the odhB gene encoding 2-oxoglutarate dehydrogenase complex dihydrolipoyllysine-residue succinyltransferase, whose amino-acid sequence MASDIKVPEMGESITEATIINWTKNEGDSVEIDEVLAELETDKVTMEVRAPSAGVLSKIAKVAGDVVKVAEIIGKIEAGSGAKTAGKQEAKTQETSSQATAQASSQAASASPSNSANANDTIPPAAMKLIQENNLRIADIKGTGRNGQITKEDVVLYLEKKPAASQTSNPVITQQIASKPRGSEPREKVVPMSKLRQTIANRLVQAQATAAILTTFNEVDMFNLMNLRSTYKDKFKETHNVGLGFMSFFTKACIQALKFVPEINAEIKGTDVIYKNYYDIGVAVGGPKGLVVPIVRDADLLSLAQIELEIARLAGKVKEGKISLEEMEGGTFTISNGGVYGSLMSTPIINPPQSGILGMHNIVKRPVVVNDEIVIRPMMYIALSYDHRIVDGKGAVTFLVKLKEMIEDPARMLLEI is encoded by the coding sequence ATGGCATCAGATATTAAAGTCCCAGAAATGGGAGAATCCATTACAGAAGCAACAATCATCAACTGGACCAAGAACGAAGGAGACTCAGTCGAAATCGACGAGGTTCTCGCAGAACTCGAAACCGACAAAGTTACCATGGAAGTCCGCGCACCTTCTGCGGGTGTACTTTCCAAGATTGCCAAAGTTGCTGGTGACGTTGTAAAAGTCGCAGAAATCATCGGTAAAATTGAAGCGGGTTCAGGAGCAAAGACTGCAGGTAAGCAGGAAGCTAAAACTCAAGAAACTTCTTCCCAAGCCACTGCACAAGCAAGCTCTCAAGCAGCTTCAGCTTCGCCGAGCAATTCAGCTAACGCAAATGATACGATTCCTCCAGCGGCTATGAAGCTTATCCAAGAAAACAATCTTCGCATAGCGGACATTAAGGGAACTGGACGTAACGGACAGATCACAAAAGAAGATGTTGTTTTGTATCTTGAGAAAAAGCCTGCAGCTTCGCAAACAAGCAATCCAGTTATCACTCAACAAATTGCATCGAAACCTCGTGGATCTGAACCGAGAGAGAAAGTGGTTCCTATGTCCAAGCTTAGACAAACGATTGCCAATCGTTTAGTTCAAGCCCAGGCAACAGCTGCCATTCTGACCACATTCAACGAAGTTGATATGTTCAACCTAATGAACTTAAGATCCACTTACAAGGACAAGTTCAAAGAAACCCACAATGTAGGTTTAGGTTTTATGAGCTTTTTTACAAAGGCTTGCATTCAAGCTTTGAAATTTGTTCCAGAAATCAATGCAGAGATCAAAGGAACAGATGTAATCTATAAGAATTACTATGACATTGGTGTTGCTGTTGGTGGGCCTAAAGGTTTGGTTGTTCCGATCGTTCGTGATGCGGATCTTCTCTCACTTGCTCAGATTGAGTTAGAAATCGCAAGACTTGCTGGCAAAGTAAAAGAAGGCAAAATTTCTCTAGAAGAAATGGAAGGTGGAACATTCACAATTTCTAATGGAGGAGTGTATGGCTCGCTTATGTCTACGCCAATCATCAACCCTCCTCAAAGTGGAATTTTAGGAATGCATAATATTGTTAAACGTCCAGTTGTTGTAAACGATGAGATCGTAATTAGACCAATGATGTATATTGCCCTATCTTATGATCATAGAATTGTAGATGGTAAAGGTGCTGTAACATTTCTAGTTAAACTAAAAGAGATGATTGAAGATCCAGCAAGAATGCTTTTGGAGATATAA